The Thermosipho africanus Ob7 genome has a segment encoding these proteins:
- the rplL gene encoding 50S ribosomal protein L7/L12, whose translation MTLEEIVSAIEQLTVAELAELVKMLEDKFGVSASAPVMAMPMAGAAAGGAAAAEEKTEFDVVLKSFGAKKIEVIKVVREITGLGLKEAKDLVEKAGTPDAVVKQGAAKEEAEEIKKKLEAAGAEVELK comes from the coding sequence ATGACATTAGAAGAAATCGTTAGCGCAATTGAACAATTGACAGTAGCAGAACTTGCTGAACTCGTAAAAATGTTAGAAGACAAATTTGGAGTAAGTGCATCCGCACCAGTTATGGCAATGCCAATGGCAGGAGCAGCAGCAGGTGGTGCTGCAGCAGCAGAAGAAAAAACAGAATTTGATGTAGTTCTCAAGAGCTTCGGTGCAAAGAAAATTGAAGTTATCAAAGTCGTAAGAGAAATTACAGGACTTGGACTTAAAGAAGCAAAAGATCTCGTAGAAAAAGCAGGAACACCAGATGCTGTTGTAAAACAAGGCGCAGCAAAAGAAGAAGCAGAAGAAATCAAGAAAAAATTGGAAGCAGCTGGTGCAGAAGTAGAGCTTAAATAA